Proteins co-encoded in one Victivallis lenta genomic window:
- a CDS encoding GntR family transcriptional regulator codes for MNHKLAFKRAGNADSPLYMQVADTLRSLIDNRMLRPGEKIPPTRELRDTFEVSTITVEAGIRKLVEENYLIRRPRRGTFINPALGRSGPRTGEKLTIRIIFGEIDLNDLYWYIVLNAIESSPLLERADKLFTTLRAASLTPERIAELTDGCAGLILCGYSSVRFTEELIRRGIPFSMIGGFSSAEEPDGPEIDAVVHDDVHRAYLSTRHLLDLGHRDICCVAGPRGSRLCRDIEAGFRSAMREFDLPEREFDFATVDGHTIGEGRETGLRLLTRMARPSAVYACDDRLAVGIAKAAFHLGFRIPDDLSIIGGGNQEIGRVVTPEITSTPSYPERSAAIAIGKLLGQIRDPEHRKSCTVLQIDELVIGGSTRIRRPRGE; via the coding sequence ATGAATCACAAGCTTGCCTTCAAACGTGCGGGGAATGCGGATTCGCCGCTGTACATGCAGGTAGCCGATACGCTGCGTTCGCTGATCGACAACCGCATGCTGCGCCCCGGCGAGAAAATTCCGCCGACGCGGGAGCTGCGCGACACGTTCGAGGTCAGCACGATCACCGTCGAAGCCGGAATCCGGAAGCTGGTCGAGGAGAATTACCTGATCCGCCGCCCGCGGCGCGGAACCTTCATCAACCCCGCGCTCGGCCGGAGCGGGCCGCGGACCGGCGAAAAGCTGACCATCCGCATCATTTTCGGCGAGATCGACCTGAATGATCTCTACTGGTACATTGTCCTGAACGCGATCGAGAGCTCTCCGCTGCTCGAACGGGCCGACAAACTGTTCACCACGCTGCGGGCCGCCTCCCTGACCCCGGAACGCATTGCGGAGCTGACCGACGGATGCGCCGGACTGATCCTCTGCGGCTACTCTTCGGTCCGCTTCACGGAAGAGCTGATCCGGCGGGGAATCCCGTTTTCGATGATCGGCGGCTTCAGCAGCGCCGAGGAGCCCGACGGACCGGAGATCGATGCGGTCGTGCACGACGATGTGCATCGCGCCTATCTGTCGACCCGCCATCTGCTCGATCTCGGCCACCGCGACATCTGCTGCGTCGCCGGGCCGCGCGGCAGCCGCCTGTGCCGCGATATCGAAGCCGGATTCCGCTCCGCCATGCGCGAATTCGACCTGCCGGAGCGCGAGTTCGACTTTGCGACCGTCGACGGCCATACGATCGGCGAGGGGCGCGAGACCGGCCTGCGGTTGCTGACCCGCATGGCCCGGCCGAGCGCGGTCTACGCCTGCGACGACCGGCTGGCGGTCGGTATTGCCAAGGCGGCGTTCCACCTCGGCTTCAGGATTCCGGACGACCTGTCGATCATCGGCGGCGGCAATCAGGAGATCGGCCGGGTCGTGACGCCGGAAATCACTTCGACTCCGAGCTATCCCGAGCGTTCGGCCGCCATCGCCATCGGGAAGCTGCTCGGACAGATCCGCGATCCGGAGCACCGCAAGTCCTGCACGGTGCTTCAGATCGACGAGCTTGTCATCGGCGGATCGACCCGAATCCGCCGCCCGCGCGGAGAGTGA